The DNA segment ATGGCTGCAACTGCGATCAGGAAAACACTTAAGGCGTGGTACGCTGGGTGGCTTGACAGACGTCGCTCTCGTGAGGCATTCATAAACTTACCAGACTTGACGCGCGCTAGATTTATCCTACCGTTGAAAAACCACACAGAAAAGGTGAACGAACTCATTACTCAAATTGAACGTTCTCGTGGTTGCTGTTATTCGATCTCGTCAATCTCATTTCAGCAGAGGACGCCACCTCTCTTCAAGCTTGGCCGTACACCAGATTCAGTTATAACTCCAAACGCAAGCACGAGCCCTTTTCCGATCCTTGTAGCCGAACAAAAATCCGGCGCCAATACGGTTTATTGATTCTTGGCCATCGCCTTATTGGGTGCTGGTTTCCACATCCACTTCGACCGGAATTTGATAAATCGACGACAGCTTGCGTCTGAATTCGTCGGTAATCGATTGGGCATCCTGACGGCTATTGACGACGCGCGGCGTGATCAACACCACCAACTCGCTTTTATCCTTGTTGCGCGTGGTGCCACCAAATAACGGACCTATCAACGGGATTTCGTGCAACAAGGGCACGCCGGATCGATTATGGGTATTGTCTTCCTTGATCAAGCCACCCAACACGATCGTTTCGCCACTTTGTATGGCAACGCTACTTTCGATTTCTCGCTTCTGAATTTGGGGGGAATCAATCGTGCTAACCGTGTTTGCGATGGCGTTATTGACGGTTTGCAGTATGTCCATCAATACCAGACCGCCAGCGTTGACACGCGGTCTGATGGATAGATTAATACCGGTGTCTATCATTTGAATTCCGCTGGTCTGCACCACGCTGTCACTGCCGATGGTATTGGTATTGGTCGATTCCGATGTGCGTATAGGCACCGAATCACCGACCTTGATCGAGGCTTCCTGGTTATTCAACACCATCAACGATGGCGATGAAATGACATTGATATTATTGTTGGTGGCGTTGGCTTGCAGCAAGGCTTTGATATCGCCGGAATTACTGGCAAAAGCATAGGAAAAGCCGCCCGTCGCAATACCCGTACCTATATCCTTCAGACTCAGGCCTTTTCCGCCTGAAATCTCATTAACCCCGCCATTGTTGTGGCTAAAAAACCATTGTATGCCATATTCCAAGTCATCTTTTAGCGTGACTTCCACGATCGTCGCATCAATCAACACCTGCAACGGCAACACGTCCAACTGTTTGATTACCCGGTGAATCTTGGCGTACTCCTCGGAATTAGCCACGATCACCAGGGCATTATTGCCTTCGTCGGGTATGATTTTGACATTGGGCATTTCCGCGTTACTGCTTCCGACGCCGCCACTCGTACCGCTGCTACTGCCGCCGCCTCCGGACAACGAACCGCGCGCACTCGATCTGTCCTGCGTTTTATTATCGCTCAGCGTTTTATCCATCCCCGAGTCTTTCGAGCCGCTACTCTGCTTATTCGTCGCCGACAAGGCTTTGCGCCCGGAAGCGATCGACGCCGACTTCGACCGCGATTGGCTGGCGTTACCGAAGATTTGGCCCAGGGTTTCAGCCAAATCCAGCGCGTTGACGTGCTGGGCGCGATAGACATTGACGCCGCCGCCGGCTTCGCTATTGGTCCTATCCAAACGGTAGACCCAACTTTCGATATCCTGTAGGTATTTGGCATTATGCGTAATGGCCAGCACGGCGTTGAGTCGCTCGATTTCGATAAATCTAAAAAAACTGTTTTCATCGGCTTTGTCGCCCG comes from the Methylomonas sp. LL1 genome and includes:
- the gspD gene encoding type II secretion system secretin GspD — protein: MTVKTSKAPRVLALALTMAGCEYIGPQLHQKLPLPSAAPVQEDQALPSDSDKERASKTTKVEIFANDESNIRSAKTATPVKSAGKGEYSLNFDDADVGEVAKVILSDILGKNYTISPQVSGKVTLQTTDLLNKDDLIPTLEMLLSLNNAALVVEGGMYLIKPSNEAMYSSSFKSLGSTRMPSGYQTRVIPVRNVAASEIAEILKPLLPENALLHVDPNRNILLVAGSGTELNRVQDVINTFDVDVLKGRSFALFTPAHVDAAKIIEELEQIFSRVSAGDKADENSFFRFIEIERLNAVLAITHNAKYLQDIESWVYRLDRTNSEAGGGVNVYRAQHVNALDLAETLGQIFGNASQSRSKSASIASGRKALSATNKQSSGSKDSGMDKTLSDNKTQDRSSARGSLSGGGGSSSGTSGGVGSSNAEMPNVKIIPDEGNNALVIVANSEEYAKIHRVIKQLDVLPLQVLIDATIVEVTLKDDLEYGIQWFFSHNNGGVNEISGGKGLSLKDIGTGIATGGFSYAFASNSGDIKALLQANATNNNINVISSPSLMVLNNQEASIKVGDSVPIRTSESTNTNTIGSDSVVQTSGIQMIDTGINLSIRPRVNAGGLVLMDILQTVNNAIANTVSTIDSPQIQKREIESSVAIQSGETIVLGGLIKEDNTHNRSGVPLLHEIPLIGPLFGGTTRNKDKSELVVLITPRVVNSRQDAQSITDEFRRKLSSIYQIPVEVDVETSTQ